One window from the genome of Synechococcus sp. PROS-7-1 encodes:
- the pyk gene encoding pyruvate kinase produces the protein MAVLDLNRRTKIVATIGPATESAERIRELIQAGATTFRLNFSHGDHSEHAARMATIRQVAHELGVHIGILQDLQGPKIRLGRFEEGPITVDKGDHFSLTSKQVRCNQTVATVTYDKLADEVTAGSRILLDDGRVEMRVDRVDSADQTLHCVVTVGGVLSNNKGVNFPDVQLSVRALTQKDRQDLAFGLQQGVDWVALSFVRNPSDMQEIRELIRKHGFTTPVVAKIEKFEAIDQIDAILPLCDGVMVARGDLGVEMPAEEVPLLQKDLIHKANSLGIPIITATQMLDSMASSPRPTRAEVSDVANAILDGTDAVMLSNETAVGDFPVEAVETMATIARRIERDYPQRPIDTHLPSTIPNAISGAVSSIARQLNAAAILPLTKSGATAHNVSKFRPSTPILAITSEVSVARKLQLVWGVTPLLIETQKSTTATFTLAMGVAQEMGVLKDGDLCVQTAGTLAGVSGSTDLIKVGIVSAVLGRGTGIGSGSISGKVRIALTASDCARLEPGDILVASDTNADYLDAFREAAAIITECGGDDSHAAVIARRLGLSVITGVANATRDLREGEVVTLHIKEGAVHRGTGSNTLMKLDTML, from the coding sequence ATGGCCGTGCTCGATCTGAACCGTAGAACCAAGATCGTTGCCACGATCGGCCCAGCTACAGAAAGTGCTGAACGGATCCGTGAGCTGATTCAGGCCGGTGCCACCACATTCCGTTTGAATTTTTCCCACGGAGATCACAGCGAGCATGCGGCTCGGATGGCCACAATCCGTCAGGTGGCCCATGAGCTGGGCGTTCATATCGGCATCCTCCAAGACCTTCAGGGTCCGAAGATCAGGCTGGGCCGTTTCGAGGAAGGGCCAATCACCGTTGACAAAGGTGATCATTTCTCCCTCACTTCAAAACAGGTGCGCTGCAACCAGACGGTTGCCACCGTGACTTACGACAAGCTTGCTGATGAGGTCACAGCAGGCAGCCGCATCCTTCTCGACGATGGCCGCGTCGAGATGCGCGTGGACAGGGTCGATAGTGCTGATCAGACCCTTCATTGCGTCGTCACCGTGGGTGGCGTGCTCTCCAACAACAAAGGGGTGAATTTCCCAGACGTGCAGCTCTCTGTGCGTGCTCTGACCCAAAAAGACCGCCAAGATCTGGCATTCGGACTTCAGCAGGGTGTCGACTGGGTCGCCCTCAGTTTCGTGCGCAACCCATCGGATATGCAGGAGATCCGAGAACTGATTCGCAAGCATGGCTTCACCACGCCCGTGGTGGCAAAGATCGAGAAATTCGAAGCGATCGACCAGATCGACGCGATCTTGCCGCTGTGCGACGGAGTCATGGTGGCCCGCGGGGATCTCGGAGTCGAGATGCCTGCTGAAGAGGTTCCTCTGCTGCAGAAGGATCTGATTCACAAGGCCAACAGCCTGGGAATCCCGATCATCACGGCAACCCAGATGCTCGACTCGATGGCATCAAGCCCCAGACCCACCCGAGCGGAGGTGAGTGATGTGGCCAACGCGATTCTGGATGGAACTGACGCGGTGATGCTCTCGAATGAAACCGCGGTTGGGGACTTTCCCGTTGAAGCGGTCGAAACGATGGCCACGATTGCGCGGCGGATCGAACGGGACTACCCCCAGCGTCCGATTGATACCCATCTGCCCAGCACCATTCCCAACGCGATCAGCGGAGCCGTGAGCAGCATTGCCCGACAACTCAATGCGGCAGCCATTCTCCCGCTCACCAAAAGTGGAGCCACAGCTCACAACGTGAGCAAATTCAGGCCCTCCACGCCGATTCTCGCGATCACGTCCGAAGTCTCGGTGGCACGCAAACTCCAGCTGGTTTGGGGTGTCACACCCTTGTTGATCGAAACACAGAAAAGCACCACAGCAACGTTCACCTTGGCGATGGGTGTCGCTCAGGAAATGGGAGTTCTCAAAGACGGTGATCTCTGCGTCCAAACGGCCGGAACCCTTGCAGGCGTCAGCGGTTCCACGGATCTGATCAAGGTGGGGATTGTGAGTGCCGTGCTGGGACGTGGAACCGGAATCGGGAGCGGATCGATCAGCGGCAAGGTCCGCATCGCCCTCACTGCCAGCGACTGCGCGCGTCTGGAACCCGGAGATATCCTCGTCGCCAGCGACACCAACGCTGACTATCTCGACGCATTCCGTGAAGCCGCTGCGATCATCACCGAATGTGGGGGTGATGATTCACATGCTGCAGTGATTGCCCGTCGGCTCGGTCTCTCAGTGATCACCGGCGTCGCCAATGCAACCAGGGATCTGCGTGAAGGTGAGGTGGTGACCCTCCACATCAAAGAAGGTGCAGTGCATCGCGGCACCGGCAGCAACACGCTGATGAAACTCGACACGATGCTCTAA
- a CDS encoding nucleoside triphosphate pyrophosphohydrolase family protein translates to MHLNDYQRESRTTARYPDLGSNLIYPTLGLAGEAGEVADKVKKLIRDRNSLVDDSFKQDIALELGDVLWYIAQLSTELGLTLEDVGQMNLEKLNSRSKRGTLHGEGDHR, encoded by the coding sequence GTGCATCTCAACGATTACCAGCGGGAATCCAGAACGACAGCCCGTTACCCCGATCTTGGAAGCAATCTGATTTATCCAACCCTGGGACTTGCAGGAGAGGCGGGAGAGGTGGCTGACAAAGTCAAGAAACTGATCCGGGATCGGAACAGCCTGGTGGATGACAGCTTCAAGCAAGACATCGCCCTGGAACTGGGCGATGTGCTTTGGTACATCGCTCAACTTTCCACAGAACTGGGACTGACCCTCGAGGACGTGGGGCAGATGAACCTCGAAAAACTGAACAGCCGCTCAAAACGGGGGACCCTCCATGGCGAGGGCGACCACCGCTGA
- a CDS encoding YggT family protein has protein sequence MAFELVSTTLQVLAQTLQIYSLVLIVRVLLSWFPNIDWSNPVLSTVSSITDPYLNAFRGLIPPLGGLDLSAIIAFFALSLMQQLLVSASYSFASGFNSFG, from the coding sequence ATGGCTTTCGAGTTGGTGTCCACCACGCTTCAAGTGCTGGCGCAGACCTTGCAGATCTATTCGCTCGTGCTGATCGTGCGCGTGCTGTTGAGCTGGTTCCCCAACATCGACTGGAGCAATCCGGTGCTGAGCACCGTGAGCTCCATCACCGACCCTTACCTCAACGCCTTTCGCGGCTTAATTCCTCCTTTGGGAGGTCTCGACCTTTCGGCGATTATCGCCTTTTTTGCCCTCAGCCTGATGCAGCAGCTTCTTGTTTCAGCCAGTTATTCATTTGCAAGTGGTTTCAACAGCTTCGGCTGA
- the scpB gene encoding SMC-Scp complex subunit ScpB, translated as MEQALSLPARLEAILYLKGRPLTLQELAALSGVTASEAEQGLLVLIAGYAQRDTALEINHSNGRYGLQLRPGLGDLVRDLLPVDLSTAALRTLATIALKKRILQSDLVDLRGSGAYDHIKELISQNFIERKRQSDGRSYWITLTEKFHRTFSVLPEIGGTEPPQAA; from the coding sequence ATGGAACAGGCTCTGTCTTTACCGGCCCGCCTCGAGGCGATTCTCTACCTAAAGGGGCGTCCCCTCACGCTCCAAGAACTGGCAGCACTCTCTGGAGTCACAGCGTCCGAAGCGGAGCAGGGGCTACTGGTTTTGATTGCCGGTTATGCCCAAAGGGATACAGCCCTTGAGATCAATCATTCCAATGGCCGTTACGGTCTTCAGCTCAGACCCGGATTAGGCGATCTGGTGAGGGATCTTCTCCCTGTCGACCTGTCAACCGCTGCCTTGCGAACACTGGCAACAATTGCTTTGAAAAAGCGCATCCTCCAGTCGGACCTCGTGGATCTGCGTGGCTCTGGGGCCTACGACCACATCAAGGAACTGATCAGCCAGAATTTCATTGAACGCAAGCGCCAGAGTGATGGTCGCTCGTACTGGATCACGCTGACAGAGAAATTTCATCGAACCTTTTCAGTGCTCCCTGAAATCGGCGGCACCGAACCCCCCCAGGCTGCATAG
- the ilvA gene encoding threonine ammonia-lyase, biosynthetic, whose amino-acid sequence MDDYLQRILRARVYDVARETPLDVASNLSRRLSNTIRLKREDLQPVFSFKLRGAYNRMAQLTQEELSRGVIASSAGNHAQGVALSASHLHCRAVIVMPVTTPSVKVEAVKQLGGEVVLHGETYDEAYAEARRRSENEHLCFIHPFDDPDVIAGQGTVGMEILRQSPCPPDAIYIAIGGGGLIGGIAAYVKTLWPDVQIIGVEPHDAAAMTLSLEAGERIRLPQVGLFADGVAVREVGEHTFRLVQRYVDAIVTVSTDEICAAIKDVFEDTRSILEPAGALAVAGLKADVARRGLKNQELVAVACGANMNFDRLRFVAERAELGEEREAMLAVEIPEEPGSLRQLCELLHKRSLTEFSYRMGAGESAHIFMGIQVADLQDRADLLAYLRSHGYDCLDLSDDELAKVHLRHMVGGRLPIRADSGSQQPQELLYRFEFPERPGALMRFVSALHADWSISIFHYRNHGADVGRIVVGVLVKPDELQDWQGVLRELGYASWEETSNPAYRIFLGA is encoded by the coding sequence ATGGACGACTATCTCCAAAGGATTCTTCGTGCACGGGTCTATGACGTCGCCCGTGAAACCCCCCTCGATGTAGCCAGCAATCTCAGTCGCCGTCTCTCCAACACCATCCGACTCAAGCGGGAGGATCTTCAACCGGTCTTTTCGTTCAAACTTCGGGGGGCTTACAACCGCATGGCCCAGCTCACTCAAGAGGAGCTGAGTCGTGGGGTGATCGCCTCCAGTGCTGGAAACCACGCTCAGGGCGTCGCTCTGAGTGCCTCCCATCTCCACTGCCGGGCAGTGATTGTGATGCCGGTCACCACGCCAAGCGTGAAAGTCGAAGCCGTGAAGCAACTAGGAGGCGAAGTTGTTCTCCACGGTGAAACTTATGACGAGGCCTATGCCGAGGCACGCCGCCGCAGCGAAAACGAGCACCTCTGCTTCATCCACCCTTTCGATGACCCCGATGTCATTGCCGGACAAGGAACCGTGGGCATGGAAATCCTGCGTCAGAGTCCATGTCCTCCTGATGCCATCTACATCGCCATTGGTGGCGGCGGCTTGATCGGAGGCATTGCGGCCTATGTGAAAACCCTATGGCCCGATGTGCAGATCATTGGTGTTGAGCCGCATGACGCTGCCGCCATGACCCTTTCGCTGGAGGCCGGTGAACGCATTCGACTCCCTCAAGTCGGATTGTTCGCTGATGGTGTGGCCGTGCGAGAAGTCGGTGAACACACCTTCCGTCTGGTTCAACGTTATGTCGACGCCATCGTCACGGTCAGCACCGATGAGATCTGTGCGGCGATCAAGGATGTCTTTGAAGACACACGATCCATTCTCGAACCGGCGGGGGCCTTAGCGGTTGCCGGCTTAAAAGCGGATGTCGCACGCCGAGGACTGAAAAATCAAGAGTTGGTGGCCGTCGCCTGCGGCGCCAACATGAATTTTGATCGGCTGCGCTTTGTGGCTGAGCGGGCCGAATTGGGGGAAGAACGGGAAGCCATGTTGGCTGTGGAGATTCCCGAAGAACCGGGCAGCCTGAGACAACTCTGTGAGCTTCTCCACAAACGCAGCCTGACGGAATTCAGCTACCGCATGGGTGCTGGCGAAAGCGCCCATATCTTTATGGGCATCCAGGTGGCTGATCTGCAAGATCGCGCGGATCTTCTCGCTTACTTGCGCAGTCATGGATACGACTGCCTCGATCTCAGTGACGATGAATTGGCAAAAGTTCACCTCCGTCACATGGTGGGTGGCCGACTGCCCATTCGCGCTGATTCCGGATCCCAGCAACCCCAGGAATTGCTTTACCGCTTCGAGTTCCCAGAACGGCCCGGGGCGCTGATGCGCTTCGTGAGTGCTCTGCATGCTGACTGGTCCATCAGCATTTTTCACTACCGAAACCATGGTGCAGATGTGGGGCGCATCGTGGTTGGGGTGCTGGTGAAACCCGATGAACTTCAAGACTGGCAAGGTGTGCTCAGAGAACTTGGATATGCCAGCTGGGAGGAAACGTCCAATCCTGCCTATCGAATCTTTTTGGGAGCCTGA
- the dxs gene encoding 1-deoxy-D-xylulose-5-phosphate synthase, producing the protein MHLSDLAHPNELHGLSVAELQDVAKQIRQRHLEVVSNSGGHLGPGLGVVELTLALYQTLDLDKDRVVWDVGHQAYPHKLITGRYAAFDSLRQQGGVAGYLKRCESEFDHFGAGHASTSISAALGMAMARDRQGLDHKCVAVIGDGALTGGMALEAINHAGHMPHTPFLVVLNDNDMSISPPVGALSSHLNRMRLSPPMQFLSGSVEESMRHLPFMGGDLPPELNRLKESMRRLAVPKVGAVFEELGFTYMGPIDGHDMAEMIRTFQAAHRIGGPVLVHVITTKGKGYPYAEADQVGYHAQSAFDLGTGKARPSKTPKPPSYSKVFGQTLVKICEQNSKVVGITAAMATGTGLDLLQKAVPDQYVDVGIAEQHAVTLAAGMACDGLRPVVAIYSTFLQRAFDQMIHDVGIQNLPVTFVLDRAGIVGADGPTHQGQYDISYLRAIPNFTVMAPKDEAELQRMLVSSLQHSGPCAIRIPRGPGEGVPLMEEGWEPLPIGRGELLREGDDLLIVAYGAMNSKAMATAELLAAQGVESTVVNARFLRPLDDELFHPLARRIGKVVTIEEGTLSGGFGSAVTESLSDADIKPSILRLGIPDVLVDHATPQQSFEQLGLTPVQMAEKIKTFVQRPNGTPLSPFIQQPSVTAVES; encoded by the coding sequence ATGCACCTGAGCGACTTAGCCCATCCCAATGAGCTGCATGGCCTCTCCGTGGCAGAGCTCCAGGACGTTGCTAAACAAATCAGGCAACGCCATCTCGAGGTTGTTTCCAACAGTGGCGGGCATCTTGGGCCCGGACTGGGTGTTGTTGAGCTGACTCTTGCTCTTTATCAAACCCTTGACCTGGATAAGGACCGGGTGGTGTGGGATGTGGGCCATCAGGCATACCCGCATAAGTTGATTACAGGTCGCTATGCGGCGTTTGATTCCCTCCGTCAGCAAGGGGGTGTGGCTGGATACCTCAAGCGATGTGAAAGCGAGTTCGATCATTTCGGTGCCGGGCACGCCAGCACATCCATTTCTGCTGCTCTCGGAATGGCAATGGCCCGCGACCGGCAAGGTCTGGACCATAAGTGCGTTGCTGTGATCGGTGATGGTGCTTTGACAGGCGGTATGGCCCTCGAAGCCATCAACCATGCCGGCCACATGCCTCACACACCCTTCCTGGTGGTGCTGAACGACAACGACATGTCGATCTCTCCCCCTGTCGGGGCGTTGTCAAGCCACCTCAACCGGATGCGACTGAGTCCTCCGATGCAGTTCCTATCTGGAAGTGTTGAGGAAAGCATGCGCCATCTTCCATTCATGGGCGGCGATTTGCCTCCAGAACTGAATCGGTTGAAGGAAAGCATGCGCCGATTGGCGGTGCCCAAGGTCGGCGCCGTGTTCGAGGAACTGGGTTTCACCTACATGGGGCCGATTGATGGCCATGACATGGCCGAAATGATCCGCACCTTCCAGGCCGCCCATCGCATCGGTGGCCCCGTTCTCGTTCACGTCATCACAACGAAAGGAAAGGGCTATCCCTACGCGGAAGCTGACCAAGTTGGCTATCACGCGCAGTCGGCCTTCGATCTTGGAACTGGGAAGGCTCGTCCAAGCAAAACCCCCAAACCCCCTAGTTACAGCAAGGTGTTTGGGCAAACACTCGTGAAAATCTGCGAACAGAATTCAAAGGTGGTTGGCATCACTGCAGCGATGGCAACTGGAACAGGGTTAGATCTGCTTCAAAAAGCAGTTCCGGATCAGTACGTCGATGTTGGAATCGCAGAACAGCATGCTGTCACGCTTGCTGCAGGCATGGCCTGCGATGGACTACGCCCGGTCGTCGCTATTTACAGCACGTTTCTACAGAGAGCGTTCGATCAGATGATCCACGATGTGGGTATTCAGAATCTGCCGGTCACATTCGTGCTCGATCGGGCGGGAATTGTCGGTGCCGACGGCCCGACGCATCAGGGTCAGTACGACATCAGCTATCTGCGGGCGATTCCGAACTTCACAGTGATGGCCCCGAAAGATGAAGCCGAATTGCAGAGGATGCTGGTCAGCAGCCTCCAGCATTCAGGTCCTTGTGCCATCAGAATCCCGCGCGGACCTGGTGAAGGAGTTCCGCTGATGGAGGAGGGCTGGGAGCCCCTACCCATCGGTCGTGGTGAACTTCTGCGTGAAGGTGACGATCTTCTGATTGTGGCGTACGGAGCCATGAACTCAAAAGCGATGGCGACCGCTGAACTGCTCGCTGCACAAGGAGTGGAGAGCACGGTGGTGAATGCAAGATTCCTTAGACCTCTGGACGATGAGCTGTTCCATCCCCTGGCACGTCGGATCGGCAAGGTTGTCACGATTGAGGAGGGCACCTTGTCAGGTGGATTCGGTTCTGCTGTCACCGAGTCGCTCAGTGATGCAGACATCAAGCCATCAATCCTGCGGTTGGGCATCCCAGACGTTCTTGTTGATCATGCAACACCCCAGCAGAGTTTCGAACAGCTGGGTCTAACGCCCGTGCAGATGGCAGAGAAGATCAAGACGTTTGTGCAGCGTCCGAATGGGACACCTCTCAGTCCGTTCATCCAGCAGCCGAGTGTGACCGCCGTTGAGAGCTGA
- the psaK gene encoding photosystem I reaction center subunit PsaK, with protein MFLSLLAITPASVTWTPKVALVMIICNVIAIAIGKATIKYPNEGAKMPSGAFFGGMSHGAMLGCTSFGHLLGMGAILGLSTRGVF; from the coding sequence ATGTTCCTGTCCCTTCTGGCCATCACCCCTGCATCCGTGACCTGGACACCCAAAGTTGCTCTGGTGATGATCATCTGCAATGTGATTGCGATCGCGATCGGCAAGGCCACGATCAAGTACCCCAACGAAGGCGCAAAAATGCCGAGCGGAGCCTTCTTTGGTGGCATGAGTCATGGCGCCATGCTCGGTTGCACCAGTTTCGGCCACTTGCTTGGAATGGGGGCGATCCTCGGTCTGTCAACCCGCGGCGTTTTCTGA
- a CDS encoding DUF3593 domain-containing protein, translated as MGDFDPAPVFALSLFPYLFFLYKLGSNGWFNRLARVGFQLTLLFVGVTIVAAVVALVRFDSELVAIDPLHGGAEAFLTFSNALIVAGLLRVDMPKR; from the coding sequence ATGGGCGACTTTGATCCGGCACCCGTCTTTGCGCTTTCGCTTTTCCCGTATCTCTTCTTCCTGTACAAACTCGGAAGCAACGGCTGGTTCAACCGGCTCGCGCGCGTTGGCTTTCAACTCACTCTGCTGTTTGTTGGCGTCACCATCGTTGCCGCGGTTGTGGCTCTGGTTCGCTTCGATTCCGAACTCGTTGCCATCGATCCTCTTCATGGGGGTGCTGAAGCCTTTCTCACTTTCAGCAACGCTCTGATCGTTGCTGGTCTTCTGCGAGTTGACATGCCAAAGCGATGA
- a CDS encoding DUF2499 domain-containing protein, with product MHELSLGTWWIHWASVVEWLAAIVLIQRRSPGLQFAGMSVFSLAMVPALISAMAACTWHLYDNSESLRWLVTLQAFTTLIGNCCLALAAAYGHAASVPATPTQDEQ from the coding sequence ATGCACGAACTGTCACTCGGAACCTGGTGGATTCACTGGGCATCTGTTGTTGAGTGGCTAGCCGCCATTGTTCTGATCCAACGCCGCTCTCCTGGTCTGCAGTTCGCAGGCATGAGCGTCTTCAGCCTTGCCATGGTTCCGGCATTGATCAGTGCGATGGCAGCATGCACCTGGCACCTCTACGACAACAGCGAATCATTGCGGTGGTTGGTCACGCTTCAGGCATTCACAACCCTGATCGGCAACTGTTGTCTTGCCTTGGCAGCTGCATATGGTCATGCCGCATCGGTTCCTGCAACACCAACTCAGGATGAGCAGTGA
- the csaB gene encoding polysaccharide pyruvyl transferase CsaB — MAYSSNDGRPRILICGYYGEHNLGDDALLSVLLNQLDDGWSPVITARDRQAVESIAPGLETVNRRSLASVLKAVRHVDALILGGGSLLQDSTSTRSLIYYILLIWCAKSLQKPVLLWGQGLGPLKRSINRLLVRTSLKTISSVTWRDPSSMNQAKEWMLDVPMNIGPDPVWGHSAPPWTSGQSLILCWRPTPLLGRSGWNQLVSSLSRFSEIHDLNVIWLAFHEHQDASLFQSLVNEQIVPQSLEQRSTTLVAESISQVQKLFSESSMIIAMRLHALILAAVGGVPASALSYDPKVAAAAELAGIPYSELNNQLSEQHLIAQWNEAMKKPLAEDEICALARDAKIHSDVLNKNLRQLIRR; from the coding sequence ATGGCGTACTCAAGCAACGACGGCCGTCCCAGGATCCTGATTTGCGGGTACTACGGAGAGCACAACCTGGGAGACGATGCGCTGCTTTCAGTTCTCCTGAATCAGCTGGACGATGGATGGAGTCCAGTGATCACAGCAAGAGACCGACAAGCAGTGGAGTCAATAGCTCCAGGACTTGAGACTGTTAACAGGCGATCTTTGGCATCGGTGCTGAAGGCAGTGAGGCACGTTGATGCGCTGATTTTGGGTGGAGGAAGCCTGCTTCAAGATTCAACGAGTACACGCAGTTTGATCTATTACATCCTGCTCATCTGGTGTGCAAAGAGTCTCCAGAAGCCAGTCTTGCTGTGGGGGCAAGGTTTAGGGCCGTTGAAACGAAGCATCAACAGATTGCTGGTTCGAACGTCATTAAAAACGATTAGCTCTGTTACATGGAGAGACCCATCTTCAATGAATCAGGCAAAGGAATGGATGCTGGACGTACCCATGAACATTGGGCCAGACCCCGTTTGGGGTCATTCAGCACCGCCCTGGACATCCGGACAGTCGTTGATCTTGTGTTGGAGGCCGACTCCACTTTTAGGCAGAAGCGGCTGGAATCAGCTTGTGAGCTCTTTGTCGCGATTCAGTGAGATTCATGATTTAAATGTTATTTGGCTAGCGTTTCATGAACATCAAGATGCCAGTTTATTTCAATCTCTGGTTAACGAGCAAATCGTCCCTCAGTCACTGGAACAAAGGTCGACTACTCTTGTTGCAGAGTCGATTTCTCAAGTCCAAAAACTGTTTAGCGAATCGAGTATGATCATCGCAATGAGGCTTCATGCTCTAATTTTGGCAGCAGTCGGTGGTGTTCCTGCGAGTGCACTGAGTTATGACCCAAAAGTTGCAGCAGCAGCCGAACTTGCTGGAATTCCCTATTCTGAACTCAACAATCAATTGTCAGAGCAACATTTAATTGCACAATGGAATGAGGCAATGAAAAAACCACTTGCGGAGGATGAAATTTGTGCATTAGCTCGTGACGCAAAAATTCACAGTGATGTACTGAATAAAAACCTGCGACAACTGATTAGAAGATAG
- a CDS encoding PstS family phosphate ABC transporter substrate-binding protein: MELRRSFFLASFALASTFIPSASAAGLSIAGSSTVYPITSLAIKKFNETGQGKNVSISLRSTGSSAGFRDFCNNKIPLTNASRPISSKEIIACQQKGVNFIELPIAFDAITVVANQSNRWLNSLTPSELSRLWSKASQGKVKNWNQVNLDFPDKQIKLCGPGKDSGTFDIFNKAINKSKTNSRSDYKSSEDDNVIVSCVANNSNALGYFGFSYFLNNRSKLKAIRIVNSKGNAILPSVAAVQKEIYQPLSRPLFLYVNDRSLRNNTSLRNFITYYLRNVEQLVTQANYIPLQNATYRLVDSKLYRHILGTSFGGKIPVGLTIGQILQTSFDVHKKPQFR, from the coding sequence ATGGAATTAAGACGTTCTTTTTTCCTCGCTTCTTTTGCACTTGCTTCAACCTTTATTCCATCAGCTTCAGCGGCAGGACTCTCAATCGCCGGTTCTAGTACTGTTTATCCGATTACATCCCTAGCAATTAAAAAATTTAACGAAACAGGTCAAGGCAAAAACGTTTCAATCTCCCTGCGATCAACTGGTTCGTCTGCAGGTTTTAGGGATTTTTGTAACAATAAAATTCCTCTTACGAATGCATCAAGACCCATTAGTTCAAAAGAAATCATCGCCTGCCAGCAGAAGGGCGTCAACTTTATTGAACTACCCATAGCTTTTGATGCCATCACTGTTGTCGCTAACCAATCGAATCGCTGGCTTAATTCTTTAACGCCATCCGAGCTTTCACGCTTATGGTCCAAAGCTTCACAGGGCAAGGTCAAAAACTGGAATCAAGTCAATCTTGATTTTCCCGATAAGCAAATTAAGCTCTGTGGGCCAGGTAAGGACTCAGGCACATTTGATATCTTTAACAAAGCTATCAATAAGTCCAAGACTAATTCTAGAAGCGATTACAAGTCTAGTGAAGATGACAATGTGATTGTCAGTTGTGTTGCAAATAATTCTAATGCCCTTGGCTATTTTGGTTTCTCCTACTTCCTCAACAATCGATCAAAACTCAAAGCTATTCGGATTGTCAATAGTAAGGGAAATGCCATTCTTCCCTCAGTAGCGGCCGTGCAAAAAGAGATCTACCAACCTCTTTCGCGTCCACTTTTTCTTTATGTCAATGATCGTTCTTTACGCAATAACACATCGCTTCGTAATTTCATCACTTATTATCTGCGTAACGTCGAGCAGCTTGTCACTCAAGCGAATTATATTCCTTTGCAAAATGCGACCTACCGACTTGTCGATTCAAAGCTTTACCGTCATATTCTCGGCACATCGTTTGGTGGCAAAATACCTGTCGGTTTGACGATTGGCCAAATTCTACAAACAAGTTTCGATGTTCACAAAAAACCACAGTTTCGTTAG
- the corA gene encoding magnesium/cobalt transporter CorA, protein MTDSRSDQSLFKPGDRLAPDSIPEPLPLLERPGDLPAHLFLHGGKAPFSCKVLQFNDEVVSTFQVHNYEEFESLIPSQALMWLQFRGLANIDLLRQYLSLLSLEPSVIDIILTFPQKSRITSTNNSVLAVLHEFSLATDPTHLISTQYNLVLTNRMLITIQENPQRTFNDLEAWLNNKTNNVKAIDLDNLFHFVVDDILDSHLPMLESMSVFLDDLEERALLKPKPSILNRAYQVRFNHRVARRQLWPLRNELIILLRQSQRLLGPVAREGLHDMADHVNTLLEIGDSIRLQLNSINDAYMASTGNVMNQIIKTLTIVSTIFAPLTFIAGIYGMNFENMPELKWKYGYLYSLILMTLIALFQAYFLWKRGWFQDLSGRSRKFGP, encoded by the coding sequence ATGACTGATTCAAGATCAGATCAATCCCTGTTTAAACCTGGTGATCGATTAGCCCCTGATAGCATTCCCGAACCTTTACCTTTACTAGAACGCCCAGGAGATCTGCCCGCTCATTTATTTTTGCATGGAGGTAAGGCACCCTTTTCTTGCAAAGTTCTACAGTTTAATGATGAGGTAGTGTCTACTTTTCAGGTTCATAACTATGAAGAGTTTGAGTCACTGATACCCTCTCAAGCACTGATGTGGCTTCAATTTCGTGGTCTTGCCAATATTGACTTGCTGCGTCAGTACTTATCGTTACTGTCTCTAGAGCCCAGTGTAATTGATATCATTCTTACCTTTCCACAAAAATCAAGAATCACCTCAACAAATAATTCAGTCTTAGCGGTGCTTCATGAATTCTCTCTAGCTACTGATCCAACACATCTAATCAGTACTCAATACAATTTAGTTCTAACCAATCGCATGCTGATCACAATTCAAGAGAACCCACAGCGCACCTTTAATGACCTCGAAGCGTGGCTCAATAATAAGACGAATAACGTAAAGGCAATCGATTTAGATAATCTCTTTCATTTTGTTGTTGACGATATTCTTGATAGTCATTTGCCTATGCTTGAATCAATGAGCGTATTTCTAGACGATTTGGAGGAACGAGCCTTATTGAAACCAAAACCTTCAATTCTTAATCGAGCATATCAAGTCAGGTTTAATCATCGTGTTGCTCGTCGACAGCTGTGGCCATTACGCAATGAGTTGATTATTCTTCTCAGGCAAAGTCAACGTTTGCTTGGGCCGGTAGCCAGAGAAGGTCTTCATGATATGGCCGACCACGTCAATACTTTGCTGGAAATAGGAGATAGTATTCGTCTTCAGCTTAATAGCATTAACGATGCTTACATGGCGAGTACTGGCAATGTCATGAATCAGATTATCAAAACACTTACTATTGTGAGTACTATTTTTGCGCCATTGACCTTCATTGCGGGCATTTATGGCATGAACTTTGAGAACATGCCCGAATTGAAATGGAAATACGGATACTTGTATTCATTAATATTAATGACCTTAATCGCGCTCTTTCAAGCTTATTTTTTATGGAAGCGAGGATGGTTTCAAGATCTTTCGGGTCGCAGTCGAAAATTCGGTCCCTAA